A genome region from Solanum pennellii chromosome 12, SPENNV200 includes the following:
- the LOC107007325 gene encoding CST complex subunit CTC1-like isoform X8, with translation MGKGSAKSLTIAELVRECRPRTGAWSLISSPCPRIPSPQFLPSLTTPTLCSHKILKSLNYPTLLTGILFLPPHGDGHDSPLNCNCFRFSDGYDTICCDILGFNPSMINKKVQILGWNFIPFNCNANANGGGFLEIIRWAFLDSTSASSDTFSILSGSCVDQYYTIKPGYKYFVCGLVESVSPISVVPCRVGSTADTENLRGFLVNILVCGCKLCNSKYNIRFDMRNSNDHCYNKPEIVYFCGSASSWHPVLSRLIKRNVSVSGLKKRLVFVGKKVSQLMYVVVDNSLMHIPKLPLPLRETDVRGKGELVSYTGTVTGIYMRGMIVELDNELLLLLTDQHLSVPHSVRVGAMVSVKNVHVVNPKFSWTKTLILGSCVKTSISVECFSSLEAGCYTVTCCESLLAKFIDSLVFVARLWVLLVIICLRRKFSGILSEKEILGSTNRKGLAQTYATSYLPPSVFQIRHGVFMEFVKHDRCACGRERSSVSLKLVAPIANLINSCEATWMKMICHQDTDFDIMGTQKESNSISCDGRQYVLSIRKAIHSEDIGVSLLGILKVSQSSGRMLLVDATGSIDVIIPDLPSCLNINNIYEVRNFLAIMEDIPMKLGHVDLLQNEPFTCRSIFVNAPLVREMNMPLLLYYNLRNLNPVHHFTTSAHSQVDFPKVGRGKYHLLQLMHKFPILQKHQFQGSQHASNTSSTFAEALILPWDLLIAGNNIDTCIEEPLIDQLKQPMKFFNRMEIGKLIACKRQKPDQLSNDALTSALNDTGNEPSYSSSHPAYACCPEEIPCLVTGNCVNYPFLGMLHHTDTRTDMGSCSKPQVRRALLEFKSEALSVYERLKIGGHYLINHQKEDMFGTDAIVVNSGTYIWSISFSSANVHQNFDVSCLLQQSGSFLSHNNDLPEGYHQFQIPNSLPNGSNDISSDVNLYMPSYVTNLFNVNLVLLENCSLEPLIPFGEMTNICPSDHNLPEGNLTSIHGQIKAVHCSDGKSYAAHLRCESIYGVFPSLFLEGTISICVHVLMDHKMVMIFGSTNKPAYPAGFGRGVTASFHRVLALSAHYACLEP, from the exons ATGGGGAAAGGAAGCGCGAAATCCCTAACAATCGCGGAGCTAGTCCGTGAATGTCGTCCTCGCACCGGCGCATGGTCACTCATTTCCAGTCCTTGTCCGAGAATTCCATCACCCCAGTTTTTACCCTCCCTCACCACTCCCACACTGTGTTCCCACAAAATACTCAAATCCCTTAACTACCCAACTCTTCTTACTGGAATCCTTTTTCTACCTCCTCATGGAGATGGACACGATTCACCTCTCAACTGCAATTGTTTTCGTTTCTCTGATGGCTATGACACTATTTGTTGTGACATTCTTGGGTTTAATCCCTCTATGATTAACAAAAAGGTTCAAATTTTAGGTTGGAATTTCATACCCTTCAACTGTAATGCTAATGCTAATGGTGGTGGATTCTTAGAAATTATTCGCTGGGCTTTTCTTGATTCTACTTCTGCATCTTCGGATACTTTTTCTATACTTTCTGGGTCTTGTGTTGATCAATATTATACTATAAAACCTGGCTACAAATACTTTGTATGCGGCCTAGTAGAATCTGTTAGCCCTATTTCTGTAGTTCCATGCAGAGTTGGCTCCACAGCTGATACTGAGAATCTTCGGGGGTTCCTCgttaatattttagtttgtgGCTGTAAATTGTGTAattctaaatataatataagattCGATATGCGGAATTCAAATGATCATTGTTATAACAAACCTGAGATTGTATACTTTTGTGGCTCTGCTTCTTCTTGGCATCCAGTTCTTTCAAGACTGATAAAGAGAAATGTTTCAGTATCGGGATTGAAGAAGAGACTTGTATTTGTGGGAAAAAAAGTGTCTCAATTGATGTATGTAGTTGTGGATAATTCTTTGATGCATATTCCTAAGTTGCCCCTCCCCCTTAGGGAGACTGATGTGAGAGGAAAAGGAGAACTTGTTAGTTATACAGGAACTGTGACAGGAATTTACATGAGGGGTATGATTGTTGAGTTGGATAATGAACTGTTGCTATTGTTAACTGATCAGCATCTTTCCGTTCCACATAGTGTGAGAGTTGGCGCAATG GTATCAGTgaaaaatgttcatgttgtaaatccaaaattttcatggacAAAGACGCTTATACTCGGCTCTTGTGTTAAAACTAGCATTTCTGTGGAATGTTTCTCCTCGCTGGAAGCCGG GTGTTATACAGTGACCTGCTGTGAGAGTCTTCTTGCGAAGTTCATTGACTCCTTGGTGTTTGTTGCCAGGCTATG GGTATTACTTGTCATCATCTGTTTAAGGAGAAAGTTCTCTGGGATCTTATCTGAGAAAGAGATCTTGGGATCAACAAAT AGGAAAGGATTGGCTCAGACATATGCAACTTCATATTTACCCCCTTCAGTCTTCCAAATTCGG CATGGGGTGTTCATGGAATTTGTCAAGCATGATAGATGTGCGTGTGGCAGGGAAAGAAGTTCTGTTTCTTTGAAATTG GTTGCACCTAtcgctaatttaattaattcttgtGAGGCCACGTGGATGAAAATGATTTGCCATCAGGACACTGATTTTGATATCATGGGTACTCAAAAGGAGAGCAACTCCATATCTTGTGATGGCAGACAGTATGTGCTGTCTATAAGGAAAGCCATTCACAGTGAAGACATAGGTGTTTCTTTGCTTGGAATCTTAAAG GTCTCACAATCGTCTGGAAGGATGTTGCTTGTTGATGCAACTGGAAGCATTGATGTTATCATACCAGATCTTCCATCATGTTTGAATATCAATAACATATATGAG GTCAGAAATTTTTTGGCAATTATGGAAGACATACCCATGAAGTTGGGTCATGTGGATTTACTCCAAAATGAACCTTTCACCTgtagaagtatttttgtgaatGCTCCACTTGTGAGAGAGATGAACATGCCACTGCTTTTGTACTACAACCTGAGGAACCTAAATCCTGTACATCATTTTACTACCTCTGCACATTCACAAGTTGACTTTCCGAAAGTTGGACGTGGAAAGTATCATCTACTTCAGTTGATGCACAAATTCCCTATTCTGCAAAAG CATCAGTTTCAAGGAAGTCAACATGCTTCAAATACATCAAGCACATTTGCTGAGGCCTTAATTTTGCCTTGGGATTTACTTATTGCTGGCAACAACATAGATACCTGTATTGAAGAGCCTTTGATAGACCAATTGAAGCAaccaatgaaattttttaatagaatGGAAATTGGAAAGCTCATTGCATGCAAAAGACAAAAGCCTGATCAACTGTCTAATGACGCTTTGACATCTGCACTCAATGATACTGGAAATGAACCGAGTTACAGCTCCAGCCATCCTGCTTACGCATGCTGTCCAGAGGAGATCCCGTGTCTTGTGACGGGAAACTGTGTTAATTATCCTTTCCTTGGTATGTTGCACCACACAGACACCAGAACAGATATGGGGTCTTGCTCCAAACCACAAGTGAGAAGGGCATTGCTGGAATTTAAGTCTGAAGCTTTATCTGTTTATGAG AGGTTAAAAATTGGTGGTCATTACCTTATAAACCATCAGAAAGAAGATATGTTTGGTACTGATGCAATAGTTGTGAATTCGGGAACCTACATTTGGAGCATTTCTTTTTCATCTGCTAATGTTCACCAAAATTTTGATGTATCCTGCTTGCTTCAACAGTCCGGTTCCTTTTTAAGTCACAATAATGATCTTCCAGAAGGCTATCATCAGTTTCAAATTCCAAACTCTTTGCCTAATGGAAGCAATGATATCTCTTCAGATGTCAACTTATATATGCCATCTTATGTCACAAACTTATTTAATGTTAACTTGGTGTTGTTGGAGAACTGTTCTCTCGAGCCTCTTATTCCATTTGGAGAAATGACCAACATCTGCCCCTCTGATCATAATTTGCCAGAGGGAAACCTAACATCTATTCATGGGCAAATCAAGGCTGTTCATTGTTCAGATGGAAAATCATATGCCGCACATTTGAGGTGCGAGAGCATTTATGGTGTTTTTCCGTCACTATTCTTAGAAGGAACTATCAGTATATGTGTCCACGTTTTAATGGACCATAAGATG GTCATGATTTTTGGCTCTACAAATAAACCCGCTTACCCTGCTGGATTTGGACGAGGCGTCACTGCATCATTTCACAGGGTACTTGCCCTCAG